Within Pungitius pungitius chromosome 18, fPunPun2.1, whole genome shotgun sequence, the genomic segment CGGCGAGCTGATGGCGTACGGGACCCGAGTGGTCGGCCAGATGTTCTCCACCGCGTTCCTgtcactctgggggggggggaacagccaGAGTTTGAGCCCCCCCATGCGGCTGTACTTgtactcactgcccccccccccaatccagcTGTACTTgtactcactgccccccccccccatgcggctGTACTTgtactcactgcccccccccatgcggcTGTACTTttactcactgcccccccccatgcggcTGTACTTttactcactgccccccccatgCGGCTGTACTTttactcactgcccccccccccatgcggctGTACTTttactcactgcccccccccccatgcggctGTACTTgtactcactgccccccccccatgcggctGTACTTGtactctctgcccccccccatgcggcTGTACTTgtactcactgcccccccccatgcggcTGTACTTGTACTCACTGCCCCCCCATGCGGCTGTACTTGTACTCACTGCCCCCCCATGCGGCTGTACTTgtactcactgccccccccatgCGGCTGTACTTgtactcactgcccccccccatgcggcTGTACTTGTACTCACTGCCCCCCCATGCGGCTGTACTTGTACTCACTGCCCCCCCATGCGGCTGTACTTgtactcactgcccccccccccccccatgcggctGTACTTGTACTCACTGACAGCACCATGTCTCCCTCCACCACGGCCGTCGTCTCAGTCAGTTCTGTTTGAAACAACCAATTAGATTCTCTGTTGGAACTTTAAAAcgtttaaaacaaatattgacctctgaccttctagAGTCTCAGGGTCGGCCTGCATTGAATGCATTTCCTGGACGGCCCATTCCTCCCGAGGCGCTGTGGAAGACACATGCACAGGTGAGTAGGCGCTCACTTCGTCAACGCGGCGCTTTGAGCGGACGCGGCGTACCTCTGTGATCGTCGGGGAGGGGGCTGGAGCCGACTGAAACAGACCAAATGGACTTTAGCTCTATTAATCCAGATGTTTCAAACTGAGGTGGTTTCAAAAAGAGGTGGTCTCACCATGTGTGGAGGCCTGCAGGAGCACCGCGGCAAGGAGAAGACCCAGCATGTTCTCAGAGAGCAGAGTGAagcttccacctcctccaccctcccatTAAGTAACAGCAGCtggaagctccgcccccctctAACGAGCTCAGGGGAATACTAATCATCCACTAAACCAGATTTACTTCACAGCTGAAGTTCATTTGGGAAAAAATTCTCATCCCAATAGTTTTGTTTTATGTGATTATAGATTTAAACAAGGTATTATTATTCAAACACACGTCTTTTCGTTTGAATAAGGATTTTAATGACGAGGATTTGGGGGGCTGAGGTGTAAGATTGAATCATACTAATCTTATAATTATTTTACAATCCAACCAAGATTCAAAGacttacaatattttttttaatcttattgtttgtttttattaacccCGATACGGGTCACATTGGTATTTATCTGTACATGCTAATTTAATGTTAATATATTCTATAAACAGTCCagttatatttacatatttgggTGGATGTAGTTCTTCTTAACGGACGACAGGCGGCGCTGAGCAGCTTCCTGACGGGTTGTGGTGAGGTAACGtaaacacacagaagaagaagaagaccaaaCACTTCCGGAGAAAATGTTAACACATGGGCTGTAAATATCTGACGGTAACGTTGTTTTTAACTTATTAAGAAGACAAATCGTATGCGAGAGTTGTATTTTAACTATGTTGTTATTAATATAACGTAAGTAGACTAGTGGTTACCTTCCGCTAAAAACGTTGCTAACGCTCTGTGTTGTGCTAGCTTAACTGTTAGCTTTACGTGCTAAAAGCAAAGTTATTTAtctcttttaattgaattaccTCAGCAGCGTTTAACGCTTTAAGATACATTCCCGATGTACGTGTTTTATTGCAGCCAGGGCActaattttatatttatatatatatataaaatttagaGTTCGTCTGTCCCATCACTTTTATATTTTGCTATATAATTGCTCATCGAATAATAGTCTGTCCGCTTAGTGAATTACTCCTCCTTTTATCTCTTTTAAACTTCAGAAGGTGGAGTCATGACGAGGTGGGCCAGAGCCAACAATGTCCACAAGCACAAGCCAGCAGAGGCCACTCCATGGACTCAGCtgagtggaggtggaggaggtcaaCACCACGGCGCCTCTAAACATGGACCCCAGAAGGACCATCtcaaaggtggaggaggaggaggaggaggtggtggtggtcctCACCCAGGCGGCCCTGATCGTGTTCCCCACAGGGACCACCTGAGAGGAACCCACCCCAGCGGATCGGCCGTGAAGAAACCGAACCGCCCGAAGAAGGACTACATCAGTGAAGACGTCAACGGCTTCCTGGAGTTCCTCCAGCAGAGCGGACGGCCGCTGCCCCGCGGcgacggaggaggggggcggggcctccgggaggaggtggagacggCGCTGAAGAAGGACCGGAGAAGAGAGGACCGGAGGGTGAAGAGGCAGAGCGACAAGAGGAGCAACATGGTGGGTGGTGTAACGTTGAGGACCAAAGAGCTTCTGAGCTCATCACCGCTTCAGAAGAACTCTTTCAAGGATgtagtttttaaatgatttaaaacaatATGAGGTAAAATCTTCATAACTCAGTTTTATTtaatgtgcacattttagtTCATATTGATCTATTGAATATAGTATTTATGACTATGATATATCCATGTTATCTACATTTTACCGATTACACCTGAATGCACCACGATGGCGCCTTGTGTTCATCGAGCAGAGCCTGAATGCATCACAACGTAACTGAAGCGAGGTCCTGTCGGTTAGCCGTTGATCTACTCCACCCTTAAACCACTCTGCCGTCTGATGCCTCCTTctcgtctccttgtctcctttcctttcccctcAGCTCTGCTTTAACTGCAGAAAGCCCGGCCACGGATTGGCCGACTGCCCGGAGGCGGAGCGCGACGAAGAGATGGGCCGCGGCATCTGCTACCGCTGCGGCTCCACCGAGCACGAGATCCAGAGGTGTCGAGCCAAAGTGGACCCGGCTCTGGGTGAGGACGCGGCGGGGACTCGGTAGGAGAGGCCCGTGCGTTCGATGGCTgctcactgaccccccccccccccacctcctgttGTGTTTCAGGGGAACATCCGTACGCTAAGTGCTTCATCTGCGGTCAGACCGGACATCTGTCCCGAGGCTGCCCGGACAACCCGAAAGGACTCTACGCCCAAGGTCCATATTCCCCGCAGACGTGAACCTGTCAATCTTCTGATTCTTCTGTGTTTGAACGAGCGTCTCTTCCTGCAGGAGGCTCCTGTCGGGTCTGTGGCTCGGTGGAACATTTCCAGAAGGACTGTCCCGAGCACCAAGCTGCAAGTGAGTTCAATGACATTATGGGTCGATGCACTATTACACTTATTGATACATGAAGTTATTGATAGATTTTGTTTATGGGTGTTTCTATTTCATGACGGTTTAACTCTTAACTTTGTCTTTGGgtttctgcttttctctcaaagctttttgttagttctgtttttaaatgtcctataaaatgactattttcatgtttataattatacattatttattatatatttaaaattattcctaattttttaaatatagttaTTGATTATCTGAAATGAAACACGTGAACACAcctcatgatgatgatgtcatgaccCTTCCTGTGGATATGGGTGACGAGCACTGAGGCAGGATTGGAAATGTCAgatgttcctcactgagtgaaGAGGCTCCATGATGTTCTAGTCtgtaatgctaaggaaaggagcctcAATGCTTCCTCACGTAGCTCCTTCAGCCTAGGAACCACTGGAGCATCCTTTACTGAAGGAAAGGAGGTATCTCTGTCCCACATTATTTAAATAGTATCGTATCATTGGTCCGTTCAGGAGGAATATGGATCATGTGACTAACCGCTTTGTGTCTTCTTCATGACTCTGTAacgacacatgaaggcatctcagaggcttctttgtctcctccatcacaactACCCAAGGTCAACCTTTCCTTGACCCAGTGACCTTTCCACAAAGGTCAAGGAAAGATGTTCATGTCattttttgacaatttgaatccagccaGAGAGGTTATAGTTGAACAGTTGGTGGAGGATATGACGGTTGCCATGGGGATAAGCCCCCGGCCCCCAAACCAGTAAGGCTCTGTAGACCTCGGTGATGTTGAAGATGttgattcttcttcttccctccagcGAGCGCGCTGACCCTCCCCTGGATGTCCAACAACATGAGCGCCGACCACGAGGACGTGCACGTCCCCGCCAAGAGGCCCGCCCCAAAGCAGACCAAAGTGGTGAagttctgaccccccccccccccttcaataAAGGTCTTCTTTTGCTTTTGGCGGTGTCACTTTGTTTAATAAATGCCATTTGTTTCAAATCGGATTTATTGGTTCATTATTTCCTGCCACTGGGGGGCAGCACTGTGTCGCCCTCATGAGAAGGTCAGTTATGAAGAGCTCAGGCAGCAATATTCAGGACATCAgatgaaaacatgaaaccaTGAAgttggttttatatatatatatatatatatatatcattctcAGCTCTTGTCTTCTGCTGCTTCCAGTGCAGCTCGTTCTACCCCTCAGGCTCATTATGGAGACCCACCTGTGgactttatattttattaccTATACTGCTCTACGTTCACTTTGTGTACTTTAGTATTGTATCGTTTGTGACTCCTTCTCCCACAATATTCATATTTCCATCTTATAAAGTTCTGAGTTCTTCTAAACGAGCAACTTGAATGTCTTTTTCTTACTATTGTCCCCGTCTCCTAGCAACACACAACGTCTGGTTCTGACCTCCAGTCAAAGGTGTTGTGTAGCTGGAGACACACAATGACCCGCACAGTGATGGGACGCCGTGAGGTCGTCCTCGTGGGACAGGGACTCCATCGAGGACCTTTACGAGCTCAGTTTAAGCAGAACCATCCTCGCTGGCTGAGGGCTTCCCCCGAGGGCCCGACCCGCTCATTAGACCCGAGTCAGATCCACACGGGGGCTTCAGGTCCTCTGTCATTACCGCCTCACTTTCATCTGCTCCACCACTCGGGGACCCTCCAACGGAGTAACgacctgctgctccagctgtaGGGACCcagcacttcctgtctgccCGAGGACCTGACCCATCAGGACCCGACCTCTGGCTGGGTTTATGGTCTCAGGCTCTAGTTTCAAGTCGTCTTGTTCGTTTAGTGAATTATTTGGAGTCACACAGACCATAAGgggatgcttcagggcggggctactcgctgattgacaggtcgacACCAGAGACGTGTCCTCAGCccatatatggtcacttcctgtgaagTGGTATTTGTGGGTGTTTGTAGCAGTGACGTCAGTAAATATCCAGGTTTCTGCTTCTCATGGATTTATAATTAGAGTGAACCTGAGAGGAGCTGCAGCCCCCAATGAGCTCTGCAATGTTACTGTGAAGTTTTACCACTTTCACAGTTGTTAAATGCAGGTTTATTGGGGCTGACCCGGTTTAAGAGTCGGGGGTCTTCAAGGGTCCCTGCAAGGGCTTATGGGTAACTCCTGTTAAAGAGATCTCAAACTAGAGCGAACTACAGTTTGGAAAGTAGTCGCTGGGATTGTAAACAAATACAAGATTATTGTTAAAACTTTTCACTTGTTGCTTGTTACTAATCATCTGTTTTAGAACCAAAGTCGATCATCTGAGCTGGAAGGAGATCCAGATCGTTCTTTAGGTGTTTGGTGAAGAATGTTGAGGTGATGATGGCCACGTCTTGATGGTGGGTCCGTCTTCTGGGGATGATGAACGTGTGAAAAGATTCTCACAATCCAATAAATAGACGTTGAAGATGTTTCACTCAAAAATCCAACTTCTGGTGAGAGGAGAATTCAGGGGACCAACAAAGTATGAATGTCATGAATGTCTGTCTAAAATCAAAGTAACAATCGATCAAATACTTGGTGAGATGATCAATAAACATCACAGGAACCTCAGGGAGGTTCTTCAGACATCCATCCTGTGGGGATCGTcagtggatgatgtcatcacaacTGCTGAGATGTTTCACTCCAAAACACCCCACTCTGAATGCATGGTGACCCTAAAGGGAAAGTCGTTGTCTCTGGATCACGTCGGTGTGATATTTCATCACGAAGAAGGTTCTCATGGTGACTCCAGAAGACCAAGCGTGGGTCCAGCTGTTGGACTCGTTCGTCCTCTGGGGACCAGGAGCGTCTCTGGAGTGTATCTTCACAGTCAATCTGTACAAGCAGCATCATGACGTTAGTGCGTCGCTCATAGTCGTCGTCGGGGGGGGAATCGGTCGCTATGACGACAGGACGTCCGAGGTGTAAacagagagacagcagagggggggagggaccTCCCCCCAGCTCCTCCTAAAGTGGATCCAGGAGACCTCAGTGAAAGAAGCCTTTGTGCctttgttgcacacacacacacacacacacacacacacacacacacacacacacacacactcctctggaTGAAACCTGTGGGGTAAATTGTTCAATCAGCCTCAGTAGCAGTTGTGCAGATGTCTGGCTGCAGTTTACCTTTGACTTCATGGGAGagaccactgggggggggggggggggttagactGCAgtagccccccctcctcaattACTTTATGCAACCAGGGAGTCCCTGGAGCAAAAGCTCCTCTACTTCACATCAGCAGAGTAGAAAAAGAGTCTGTTTAAGTCAGTGAGTCAGTGCCGAGCTTCAGAGGCCAAAGAAGCACAAACAACATGGCGTGTCCTTCTGTGGAAGCTCCTCTTGATTTAttgcctcagtaaacattgtccACATCTCTATTTTCAAGtcttgatgttcatttagtagattatggtccatttagagtcaaacagagcagggtgctttagggcggggctacacaatgattgacaggtcaaccCCAGAGACGTATACGGCATCTCAAcctcctcacttcctgtttactggtcgcaaagaaaacaagaaagtgaCCTCAAAACTACATAGaggctggatttgaattgtcaaaaAACAACCTCCTAAACTCCTTTCCTAACCTCCTTTCCTAACCACCTTTCCTAACCAcctttccttgacctctgtggaaaaggcCACGGGGTCAAGGAAAGGTGGTTAGGAGAGTcgatgaggagttaggaaaggaCAAGGCGGTGTTTAGGGATGGACTCCTCTTCCACGTAGGTGTGATGGAGGTGACGTCACAAAGAAGCCTCTGAGATGCCTTCAGGTGTCCTTACAGTGTGAGTCATGAAGAAGACACAAAGCTTCAAAGCTTTATTAACATCACGCTAACGGTTAGTCACATGATCCATATTCCTCCTGAACGGACCAATGATACCACACTATTTAAATAATGTGGGACAGAGATACCTCCTTTCCTTTGGTAAAGGATGCTCCAGTGGTTCCTAGGCTGAAGGAGCTAAGTGAGGAAGCATTGAgtctcctttccttagcattacaGACTAGAACATCATGGAGCCTCttcactcagtgaggaaccttcctgAGAACATCTGACATCTCAACAAGAGGCGTCGGCATGACTACGaataatatcattattatttagaTGAGCCTTAAATCAACAAGAGGACATCACAAAGTAGGACACTGCCTCACATGCACTTCCTGTCTGAAATGAGACAAAACAAGATAAACAGGAAGGAATTACTGCAGGGATCCAACATTTAATCAAACACTTCAGGGGAGGAAACCAGAGCTGAAAACTAATATCTATCAGATAACAATAAAGACTTAACGgttcaatttgttttgtgttttcatctaGAAGAAGAATATAGATCCTGCTGCTCAGGGGGGCTGTGGCACCAAAGTAGAATAAAGGAATTAAGAAGAATTAATTAACTTCCTCACAGACGTCTTTCTAAAGACCGACTGAAtgaggaaggatttaaaaatatctactttaCAGGGAAAGTTGCTTTTAATaccattgttttatgtgttggttttattgctgtctCTGTttatgtgctggttttactgtaaagtgtttTTTAGTAGCCTACTGTGTAAAGCACTATATAACTTAAACATATTATTA encodes:
- the zcchc9 gene encoding zinc finger CCHC domain-containing protein 9, which codes for MTRWARANNVHKHKPAEATPWTQLSGGGGGQHHGASKHGPQKDHLKGGGGGGGGGGGPHPGGPDRVPHRDHLRGTHPSGSAVKKPNRPKKDYISEDVNGFLEFLQQSGRPLPRGDGGGGRGLREEVETALKKDRRREDRRVKRQSDKRSNMLCFNCRKPGHGLADCPEAERDEEMGRGICYRCGSTEHEIQRCRAKVDPALGEHPYAKCFICGQTGHLSRGCPDNPKGLYAQGGSCRVCGSVEHFQKDCPEHQAATSALTLPWMSNNMSADHEDVHVPAKRPAPKQTKVVKF